CGGCAACGCGTTCGCTCCCCTGGTTTGCGCATGCTTTGGCCCGGGGCCGCTCGAGCCATCGTACGGCCATCCGGGGTTGCCCCGGACGATACTCTCGTCAGTAGACGTAACGCCGGACAGGGCGGTCGTAACCTTCGTCGTATGGCCTGAAGTCGCGATCATAGCCACGCGGCGGCATGCGATATCCGTCGCCAACCCAACGGTCGTTTCTGTCGTACCGGCGGGCGACATAGGCGCAGCGCTTGGGCGTGCCCGGAGCCGGATCGCCGAAGATGCTGTTCGAGCAAGAGATGCCGCCTCCTCTGACGAAGACCTCGGTCCTTCGTCCCGGAACGCCGTAGATGACGCGCGTAGGGTAGGGGACGCGGCAATATCCGCCCTCCCGCGAGCAGGGCACCAGCCCTTGCGCCTGCGCGTCCGCAGGCGATCCGATAAATGCGCCGGTGGCAATCACCGCCGTGGCCAAGACCGCTCGAAGCATATGCCGTTCTCCCTCATGAGAACGTAAGGCTACGGCCCTCATTATGAAATTTGTAATAACGTTCTAGTTCGCCATTGCGGACCGGAGCCGGCGGCCCTTTTCGCGAATGACGAAGACGATGCGCTAAGCTCCCGCTTCCTCGATCTCACCGCTGAGATTCAGCCATTCCTCTTCGAGGGTGCTCAAGGTGGCCGCCGCCTCGGCGCGCATCTTCGACAGTTCCGTGGCCTTGCCCGGGTCTTTCTGGAAGGCGGTGCCGTCGGCCAGGGCCGAATCGACCTTGCCGATGACCTCGGTGAGCTTGGCCATCCGGCCCTCGAGCGCCTCCAGCTTCTTGCGCAGGGGAGCCAGGGCGGCCCTCCGCTCTGCGGCGGCGCGGCGCTCGTCCGTCTTGGAGGCGATCGGCGCCTGGGGTTTGTCGCTGCGCTTCTGCGGATCGAGATCGCCGGACAGTACCAGCTGGCGGTAATCGTCCATGTCGCCGTCGAACGGCTTCACGCCGCCGTTGCCGACGATCCAGAGCCGGTCGGCGCAGGCCTCGATCAGGAAGCGGTCGTGGCTCACCAGGATCACGGCGCCCGTATAGTCGTTGATCGCCTCCATCAGGGCCGTGCGGCTGTCGATGTCGAGGTGGTTCGTCGGCTCGTCGAGGATGAGCAGGTGAGGGCCGTCGAAGGCGGCGAGCCCCATCAGCAGTCGCGCCTTCTCGCCGCCCGACAGTGCGGAGACCGGCGTGTCGGCCTTGGCGCCCGGGAAGCCGATCTGCGCCGTGCGGGCGCGGATCTTGGCGATGGGCGTGTCGGGCATGCGCTCGGCCACGTGGTCGTAGGCCGTCGCCTTCGGATTCAGCTCGTCGAGCTGGTGCTGGGCGAAATAGGCGACGTCCATGCGGGTCGGCGTGCGCATCTCGCCCTTCATGGGAGCCAGCCTGCCGCCGATGAGCTTGCAGAAGGTGGACTTGCCGTTGCCGTTCGAGCCGAGGAGCGCGATCCGGTCGTCCGGCGCGATCGTCAGGTTGAGGCGGTCGAGCACGATCCGCTCGCCATAGCCCACGGCACCACCCTCGACCGTGATCAGCGGCGGCGCGGCGGGGCGCTCGGGCCCCGGCAGGTTGAAGGGCAGCACATTGTCTTCCACGATGGTGGTGATGGCCTCCATCTTCTCCAGACGCTTCACGCGGGATTGCGCCTGGCGGGCCTTCGAAGCCTTGGCCTTGAAGCGGTCCACGAAGGCCTGGAGATGCTTGCGCTCGGCCTCCTGCTTCGCCGCCATCTTGGCCGTGAGCTCGCGCTTCTCCGCATATTGCTTGGCGAACGAGGTGTAGCCGCCGCGATAGATCGTGAGCTTGCCCCGGTCGAGATGGAGGATGTGGTTGACGCAGGCGTCGAGAAGCTCCCGGTCGTGGCTGATGACCAGCACCGTGTGCGGGTAGCGCCCGAGGTAATCGTAGAGCCAGAGCGTGCCTTCCAGGTCGAGATAGTTGGTCGGCTCGTCGAGGAGGAGCAGGTCGGGCTCGGTGAACAGCACAGCAGCCAGGGCCACGCGCATGCGCCAGCCGCCCGAGAAATCCGCGCAGGGCCGGTTCTGCGCCTCGGCGTCGAAGCCGAGGCCGTGCAGGATCGCGGCTGCTCTTGCAGGGGCGGAATGGGCCCCGATATCGGTGAGCCGCGTCTCGATCTCGGCCCGGCGGATGCCGTCGGCGTGCTCGGCCTCGGCGATCAGGGCGCTGCGCTCCCTGTCGGCCGCGAGCACCACGTCGATCAGGGATTCCGGGCCTCCCGGCGCTTCCTGGGCGACGGCGCCGATCTTCATGCCGCGGGGCAGGGTGACGCTGCCGCTCTCGGTGGCGAGCTCTCCCTGGATGATCTTGAACAGGGTCGTCTTGCCCACGCCGTTGCGCCCGACGAGCCCCACCTTCGCGCCGTCAGGCAGGTTGAAGGAGGCACGGTCGAGGATCAGCCGGTCGCCGATGCGGTAGGTCAGGTCGTTGACGTGAAGCATGCGGTCTTTTGGCGTGGGATACCGGCGCTGGCAAGGTCTTAAGTCGGGAGCCACCTAGCCTGAATTGCCCGTGACAACATTGGCGAAGGCTGAAAGAGGGTGAGGGCACAAGGCCGTACTGGCCATGGAAAATATGTGCTATAGCCAAGGATGGCATACAGGGGGAGTAGACCGATGGCGCGGCTTGCCGGCATCAAGCTGTTCAAGGGGCTGGACATCGACCTCGCACCGATCGAGGCACGGGCCAACTGGCGCCGCTTCGACCCGGAGGAGGTTCTGGTCGATTTCGACGAGCCGTCCACGGACGTCTATTTCCTGCTCTCGGGCGAGGTCCGGGTCCTCATGCGCACAGCCTCCGGCAAGGAGGTCATCCTCCACGAGATGCGGCCGGGCGACTTGTTCGGGGAACTCGCCGCCCTCGACGGCGTCCCCCGCTCCGCCAACGTCACGGCGCTGACTCGTGGGGAGGCCTGCGTGATGCCGGCGGCCGTCTTCAAGGAGCTTCTCTTCGCGCACCAGCCCGTGGCCGAGCGGCTTTTCTGCCTCATGGCGTCGCGCATCCGCGAGTTGAACGCCCGCTTCATGGAGCAGACCGTCCTCGATCTCCGGCACCGGCTCTATTCGGAGCTCCTGCGCCTGTCGTCGCCTCGGCAGGACCGGTCGGGGGAGCGTGTCATCACGCCGCCTCCCTTCCATCACATCGTGGCGGCGCGCATCGGCTGCCGCCGTGAGCAGATCACGCGGGAATTCACCATGCTGACTCAGGAAGGGCTGATCGAACGGACGCGCGGTGCCCTGATCCTGCGCCAGCCCGACGTGCTCAAAGCGCGCGTAGCCGAGGCGATGCAGACGGATCACTAGGGGGATCCTTCGGCCCGTAGGCGGCGAAGAACACCCGGAGCGCGTTCTCCACGTTCCTCTCGATCTCGGTCTCGGTCGGCGGTCCGCCGACCGAGAAGAGCAGGCGGCGCAGCATGCCGGATACGCACAGATCGAGGAAATGCTGGGCGGCGACGCCGGAATCCTCCATGGAGAGGCGTCCCGCCGCGACCTGGCTGTCAAAATAGCCGCTGAGGCGGGCAAGGCCCTGGCACGGACCGGCCTCATAGAAGGCCTGGCCCAGATGGGGGAACTTCTCCGCCGCGCCCATGACCATCCGAATCGAGGAGATGTGCTCGGGCTTTCCCATCCGCCGCAGGTAGCTGAGACCCAATGCCCTCATGACCCCACGAACGTCCGGATCATCGGGGTCGAGCTTGAACAGGACCTCGGCCAAGCCGCGCTTCTCTTCCGTGGTCAGAGCTGTGAAGAGACTCTCCTTGCTGTCGAAATAGACATAGAGCGTGCCCTTGGAGACGCCGGCGACCTTGGCGATCTCGCCCATGCTCGCGCCATCGAAACCCTGTGCAAGGAAAACCTTGCGGGCCCCGTCCAGGATCTGGCGGCGTTTCGTGTTCTCTGGGCTCTCGTCGGCAGCCGGGGATATCTCCTGCTCCCGGATGCGGTCATGCGCGGCGCTCATAGCTTCTATTAGTTCCTTTTACGGTTCGCCTATTGACCGAACGGTTCGGTCAACTCATATATGGCGGGCGATCGATAGAGATCAAGACTGCAACGATAAGCCCGAACCTTTTCGGCTCAAGGGCTTTTAGTTGGCTTGCAGAGGTTCACATGGCTTACCGGGACGAGTTTGAGCAGGGCGCCAAGGAGCGTTCGGAGACGGCGAGGGAAGGGCAGCCCGTCCAGGCTTCCCAGCCGGAGACGGCTGCCCCCGTCGCGGAGCCGCCCAAGGCCAAGAAGAAGGGTTTCGGCAAGAAGCCTGTCATCCTGGTCGTTCTGGCGGCTGCCCTGGGCTTCGGCGGCTACGAGGGCTACCACTGGTGGACCGACGGACGCTTCATGGTTTCGACCGACGACGCCTATGTCCAGGCGGACATCACCATCCTGTCGGCCAAGATCTCGGGCTACGTCGCCTCCGTTGCAGTCACGAACAACCAGAACGTCAAGGCGGGCGACCTGATCGCCAAGATCGACGACGGCGATTACCGTCTCGCCCTGCAATCCGCCAAGGACAAGTTCGCCACCCAGCAGAGCGCCATAGCGCGCATCGGCCGCCAGATCGAGGCCGGCCGCGCCTCCGTGGCGCAGGCCGAAGCCCAGGTGGTCAGCGCCCAGGCCGAGGCCGAGCGGGCCGAGGGCGACTATGCCCGCCAGCAGCAGCTCGCCCGGTCGGACTTCACCAGCCGCGCCGCGCTTGAGAACGCCAAGGCCGCGCGCGACCGCGCCAATGCCGACGTGAAGAGCGCCCAGGCCGCGGTGGCGGCCGCCCAGGCGAACGTGGAGGTCCTCGCGGCCCAACGGACGGAGGGCGAGCGCCTTGCCGCCGAGTACCAGACTGCGGTCGACAAGGCCGAGCGCGACCTGTCCTTCACGGAGATCCGCTCGCCGGTCGATGGCGTCATCGGCAACAAGGCGGTCGAGGTCGGCACCTTCGTGCAGCCCGGCGCCCGTCTGGCGGCCCTCGTGCCCCTGACCAGCGTCCATGTGGATGCGAACTTCAAGGAGACGCAGCTCGCATCCCTGAAGCCGGGCCAGACCGTGCATGTGAAGGTGGACGCGTTCCCCGATTCCGACATCGTCGGCAAGGTCGAGAGCGTGTCGCCCGCATCCGGCTCGGTGTTCAGCCTGCTGCCGCCGGAGAACGCCACGGGCAACTTCACGAAGATCGTTCAGCGCGTCCCCGTCCGCGTCACCGTCAGCCCCGAGGTCGCCCAGCAGGGCCTGCTGCGCCCTGGCCTGTCGGTGGTGGTCGACGTCGACACGCGCACCTCGGCCGAGCCTTCGAAGACGGCCAGCATCAAAGAGTAAAGCACCATGGCCGCATCGGCCGCCATCTCGCCCAGGCCTCAAGGCATGCCCGCCGCGACGCCGGCGCCGCTCGACCGGCGCCGGACTTTCGCGTTCTTCTGCATGGTCTTCGGCATGTTCATGGCGATCCTGGACATCCAGATCGTCTCGGCGTCGCTCGCCGAAATCCAGGCGGGCCTCTCGGCCTCGTCGGAGGAGATCTCCTGGGTTCAGACGAGCTACCTGATCGCCGAAGTGATCATGATCCCGCTCTCGGGCACGCTCTCGCGCGTGCTCTCGACGCGGTGGATGTTCGTGATCGCCTCGGGCGGCTTCACGCTCATGAGCTTCATGTGCGCGACGGCGACGAACATCGAGCAGATGATCGTCTATCGGGCGCTCCAGGGCTTCATCGGCGGCGGCATGATCCCGACCGTTTTCGCCTCCGCCTTCACCATCTTCCCGCCGGAGAAGCGGCCCGTGATCTCGCCGATCATCGGCCTCGTGGCGACGCTCGCGCCGACCATCGGCCCGACGCTCGGCGGCTACCTGACGGACCTTTTCTCCTGGCACTGGCTGTTCCTCGTCAACATCGTGCCGGGCATCTTCGTCACCGTGTCCACCTATCTGCTGGTCGATTTCGACGAGCCCGACTTCAGCCTGTTCAAGTCCTTCGACTGGGCCGGCCTCGGCTTCATGGCGGCCTTCCTCGGCAGCCTGGAATACGTGCTGGAAGAAGGGCCCAACAACGAGTGGTTCCAGGACGAGGCGGTGCTGATCCTCGCCATCGTCTGCGTCGTCGGAGCTTTCGGCTTCTTCTACCGGGCGTTCACGGCCAAGCAGCCCATCGTGGACCTGCGCGCCTTCGCCGACCGCAACTTCCTGGCGGGCTCGTCCTTCAGCTTCGTCATGGGCATCGGACTCTACGGCCTGACCTATCTGTACCCGGTCTATCTGGCGCGGGTGAGGGGCTACTCGTCTCTGCAGATCGGCGAGACCATGTTCGTGTCCGGCGCCTGCATGTTCCTCATGGCGCCCGTGGCGGGCTTTCTCTCCCGCAAGCTCGATCCCCGCATCATGATGGCCATGGGCTTTGCTGCCTTCGCCTTCGGCACGTGGCAGATCACGGGCCTGACCAAGGACTGGGATTTCTGGGAGCTGTTCGTGCCGCAGATCTTCCGCGGCGTCGGTCTCATGATCTGCATGGTGCCGATCAACAACATTGCCCTCGGTACCTTGCATCCAAGCCGGATCAAGAACGCGTCGGGCCTCTACAACCTCACCCGCAATCTCGGCGGCGCGGTGGGACTGGCGGTGATCAACACCCTGCTGAACAATCGGACCGACCTGCACCTCCAGCGCCTGCGCGAGAGCGTCTCGTGGGACAGCTCCCGGGCGATGGAAACTCTCAACGCGCTGACCATGCGGTTTCAGGGACTCGGCACAGACGCGAATGCCGCCGCCATCAAGACCATGTCGAACATGGTCAGGAAGGAGGCGCTGGTGATGGCGTTCGCCGACGTGTTCCTGCTCCTGACCGTGCTGTTCTTAGGCCTGATCTGCGCCTTGCCCTTCATCAAGAAGCCTCGTGCCGCTCCGTCGGGCGGCGGGGGAGGACACTGAGCGGCGGCACTTGGATGAGCGTTTGGTGTCCTCGCTGTATGTCTTCACCGACTTCGTGCCGGTGATCTCGATGGCTTGAAATACAGAGCCTTTCCAATCGGAGCGGCCGGCACAAGGCCGGCCATGACAGGGTGGGTACCATTCCGAGGAGGGTGCTTAGCAGAGGGGAAGGGAAACCACCTTACGTCTCGCGTCTGGTTTTCCTTCCCTCAAGCCTCCCACTGTCGGACCTACCGCCGGTCCGCCTCCGACGTCACGTTCGAGCCCTGGGGTTGCGCGCCGGTTCCTGTGGCCGGGACATTTGATGGGCGGGCGGCGGTGTCCACGCTCACCACCACCGACATGCCGGGCGAGAGACGTTCGGTGAGCGGCTGCCCTGGTGCGATGGCGATGCGCACCGGCACCCGCTGCGCCACTTTGGTGAAGTTGCCGGTGGCATTGTCGGTCCTGATCACGCTGAATTCGGACCCGGCGGCCGGCGAGAAGCGCTCGATGCGACCCTGAAGTGTGGCATGCTCCAGTGCATCGACCGTGAAGGTCACGGGTTGGCCGACCTTCATGCCCGGCAGCTGTGTTTCCTTGAAATTGGCGATGACCCAGATCCGCTCGGGGACGATGGTGAGGAGCTGCGTGCCGGCCGCCACGTATTGGCCGAGGCGGGCGCCGACTTCGCCGAGCTGTCCTTCCTCAGGCGCGACGATCCGGGTGTTCTGCAGGTCGATTTCCGCGAGGCGAACGGCCGCTTCGGCGCCTTGCACCGCCGCTTCGAGAGACTGGCGGTTGACGAGCGTGGAGGCGAGGTCCTGCTGAGAGACGGTCAGGGCGGCCTCCGCCTGGTGCAGGGAGGCGGTTGCCTGGTCGAGCGCGGCGCGGGCCTGATCGGCTTGGCTTTGCGTCGCGACGCCGCGTTCCAGAAGCGGCGCGATCCTGTTCCAGCTCGCGTCCGCGGCGCTCAGAACGGCCCTGGCGCTGTCGACCTGCGCCTTGCTCGATTCGATACGCGCGCGGTCCGAGCGCTCCTTCTGCTCGGAATTGGTCAAAGCCGCCTGCTGGCTTGCCAGGGTGGCCTTCGCCTGTTCGAGCTTCTGGGCGAAGATGCGGTCGTCGATCTTCACCAGAAGCTGCCCGGCCTTCACATGCTGGAAGTCCTGAACGGCCACTTGGGCCACGTAGCCCGCGAGCTGGGGGGCGATGATCGTAATCTGGCCGCGCACATAGGCATTGTCGGTGGTCTGGACCGAGCTGGTGAAGGGCGGAAGCCGCCATGCGTAGAGCACGAGGGCCACGCCGGCGATGCCGATCAACGCGGCGAGGATGGTGGAGGAGGAACGGAGGAGCTTGCTCATGAGAGTGCTAACTGACGGCCGGTTGGGGTTCAGGTGAGGTGCTTTTGCGGATCGCACGGAGCGCGAGGTGCAGGATCATCGCCGCTAGGGCGAAGGCGGCGAGGAGGGCGATGGCCAGGAAGGCGTCGTTGTAGGCGAGCACGGTGGCCTCGCGGGTAACCTGCTGGCCGAGGAGCGCCACGCCTTCCGCATTGAGCAGGGATCTGTCCGTGAGCACACGGCCGTAGGCCCCCGCGAGCTGCGCAAGGCGCTGCGTGACGAGCGGGTCGGTCGAGGCGAGGTGATCGGCCATGTCCTGGAGATGGAAGCGCGCGCGCCAGGTGATGAAGGTGCCGACAAGGGCCGAGCCGATCACGCCGCCGAGGCTCTGAGTCGTCAGGAAGACGACGATGAAGTTGAGGATGAAGGTCGGCCCCCGCTTCAGGGCCAGCGCCAGACCGGTCGCCATGGCGGGTGGAAGGAACAGGACACCGGCCATCGCGATCAAGGCTTGGCTGACATACATCTGCTCGGGCCGCGTCAGGTTCGTTGCGTTGCTGTCCATGAGGGCCCCGACCATGAGCAGGCCCAGGGCGATCATCTGGGCGGCGTTCTCGCGGCCCGGCTTGACGAAGAGGATGTAGGACAGGCCCCCGGCGATCGATGCACCGATGACCACGAGGGACAGGATCGTCATCTGGTCGTTCTGCAGGCCTATCGCCTGGAAGAACGCGAAGGCGCCGGCGGTCTGCTCCGACATGAGGAGGCGGAAGATAAGGAGCGTGCCGGCGAGATGAAGGATCTCCTTGCTGGTGAGCCAGCGAATGTCGAGAAACGGATTCTCCCGGTTGAGCTCGATCACGATCGTGCAGGTGAGGGAGGCAAGGCCGACGGCGAGCATGATTCCGAGCCACGGCGCCTCGAACCACCAATAGACCCGCCCCAGGGTGAAGACCATGGCGATGAGCCCGAAGCCGACGGCGATGAAGAGATAGCTCACCACGTCGAGCCAGTGGATGACCTTGGCCCGTGGCGGCGGCGTGAGGGGCAGGAGGTACACGGCCGCGAAGGCCATCATGGCCAGCGCGATTTCGAAGAGATACAGGCCGTGCCAATCGCCCATCATGAGAAGATCTGGCGAGATCAGGCGGGCCAGGGGAGCGCCGAGCGCAATATTCGTGAGAACGAGGGGCTGGCCGATGCTCAGCTTCTTCGCCGGTGGAAGCGGCTCCAGCATGTAGAGGAAGGCCAGCGTCGAGATGGGCGCGGCCGCGATCCCGCTGAAGAAGCGCACGATGAGCGCCGATTGCAGATCCCGCACGAAGATGTGCAGCAGCATCACGAGCACGAACAGGAGAATGCTCAGCTCCGCGAAATTGCGAAGGCCGTATTGCGCCCTGACCTTCACCAGGATCAGCGAGAGGCTGACATTCGGCGCCATGTAGGCTGCGATCAGCCAGGTCACTTCATTGGTGGTGGCGCCGAGCGGCCCCTGAAGCTGGGGCAAATTCGCGGCGGCGAGATTCATTCCCAGGCCCTGCGTGAGGGACAGGAGGAGGGAAGCCAGCATGTAGAGGGCCGCCCGGGACCACGGCATGGGAGCAGGCGCCGCCGGAGGGGTGGGCGGCGCCTGCTGCACCAGCGGCTCGGAAGGGGTCTCGACCTCGGAGCCGAT
This region of Microvirga mediterraneensis genomic DNA includes:
- a CDS encoding ABC-F family ATP-binding cassette domain-containing protein, giving the protein MLHVNDLTYRIGDRLILDRASFNLPDGAKVGLVGRNGVGKTTLFKIIQGELATESGSVTLPRGMKIGAVAQEAPGGPESLIDVVLAADRERSALIAEAEHADGIRRAEIETRLTDIGAHSAPARAAAILHGLGFDAEAQNRPCADFSGGWRMRVALAAVLFTEPDLLLLDEPTNYLDLEGTLWLYDYLGRYPHTVLVISHDRELLDACVNHILHLDRGKLTIYRGGYTSFAKQYAEKRELTAKMAAKQEAERKHLQAFVDRFKAKASKARQAQSRVKRLEKMEAITTIVEDNVLPFNLPGPERPAAPPLITVEGGAVGYGERIVLDRLNLTIAPDDRIALLGSNGNGKSTFCKLIGGRLAPMKGEMRTPTRMDVAYFAQHQLDELNPKATAYDHVAERMPDTPIAKIRARTAQIGFPGAKADTPVSALSGGEKARLLMGLAAFDGPHLLILDEPTNHLDIDSRTALMEAINDYTGAVILVSHDRFLIEACADRLWIVGNGGVKPFDGDMDDYRQLVLSGDLDPQKRSDKPQAPIASKTDERRAAAERRAALAPLRKKLEALEGRMAKLTEVIGKVDSALADGTAFQKDPGKATELSKMRAEAAATLSTLEEEWLNLSGEIEEAGA
- a CDS encoding Crp/Fnr family transcriptional regulator; translated protein: MARLAGIKLFKGLDIDLAPIEARANWRRFDPEEVLVDFDEPSTDVYFLLSGEVRVLMRTASGKEVILHEMRPGDLFGELAALDGVPRSANVTALTRGEACVMPAAVFKELLFAHQPVAERLFCLMASRIRELNARFMEQTVLDLRHRLYSELLRLSSPRQDRSGERVITPPPFHHIVAARIGCRREQITREFTMLTQEGLIERTRGALILRQPDVLKARVAEAMQTDH
- a CDS encoding TetR/AcrR family transcriptional regulator; this encodes MSAAHDRIREQEISPAADESPENTKRRQILDGARKVFLAQGFDGASMGEIAKVAGVSKGTLYVYFDSKESLFTALTTEEKRGLAEVLFKLDPDDPDVRGVMRALGLSYLRRMGKPEHISSIRMVMGAAEKFPHLGQAFYEAGPCQGLARLSGYFDSQVAAGRLSMEDSGVAAQHFLDLCVSGMLRRLLFSVGGPPTETEIERNVENALRVFFAAYGPKDPPSDPSASPRLRAL
- a CDS encoding HlyD family secretion protein, producing MAYRDEFEQGAKERSETAREGQPVQASQPETAAPVAEPPKAKKKGFGKKPVILVVLAAALGFGGYEGYHWWTDGRFMVSTDDAYVQADITILSAKISGYVASVAVTNNQNVKAGDLIAKIDDGDYRLALQSAKDKFATQQSAIARIGRQIEAGRASVAQAEAQVVSAQAEAERAEGDYARQQQLARSDFTSRAALENAKAARDRANADVKSAQAAVAAAQANVEVLAAQRTEGERLAAEYQTAVDKAERDLSFTEIRSPVDGVIGNKAVEVGTFVQPGARLAALVPLTSVHVDANFKETQLASLKPGQTVHVKVDAFPDSDIVGKVESVSPASGSVFSLLPPENATGNFTKIVQRVPVRVTVSPEVAQQGLLRPGLSVVVDVDTRTSAEPSKTASIKE
- a CDS encoding DHA2 family efflux MFS transporter permease subunit, with the protein product MAASAAISPRPQGMPAATPAPLDRRRTFAFFCMVFGMFMAILDIQIVSASLAEIQAGLSASSEEISWVQTSYLIAEVIMIPLSGTLSRVLSTRWMFVIASGGFTLMSFMCATATNIEQMIVYRALQGFIGGGMIPTVFASAFTIFPPEKRPVISPIIGLVATLAPTIGPTLGGYLTDLFSWHWLFLVNIVPGIFVTVSTYLLVDFDEPDFSLFKSFDWAGLGFMAAFLGSLEYVLEEGPNNEWFQDEAVLILAIVCVVGAFGFFYRAFTAKQPIVDLRAFADRNFLAGSSFSFVMGIGLYGLTYLYPVYLARVRGYSSLQIGETMFVSGACMFLMAPVAGFLSRKLDPRIMMAMGFAAFAFGTWQITGLTKDWDFWELFVPQIFRGVGLMICMVPINNIALGTLHPSRIKNASGLYNLTRNLGGAVGLAVINTLLNNRTDLHLQRLRESVSWDSSRAMETLNALTMRFQGLGTDANAAAIKTMSNMVRKEALVMAFADVFLLLTVLFLGLICALPFIKKPRAAPSGGGGGH
- a CDS encoding HlyD family secretion protein, with translation MSKLLRSSSTILAALIGIAGVALVLYAWRLPPFTSSVQTTDNAYVRGQITIIAPQLAGYVAQVAVQDFQHVKAGQLLVKIDDRIFAQKLEQAKATLASQQAALTNSEQKERSDRARIESSKAQVDSARAVLSAADASWNRIAPLLERGVATQSQADQARAALDQATASLHQAEAALTVSQQDLASTLVNRQSLEAAVQGAEAAVRLAEIDLQNTRIVAPEEGQLGEVGARLGQYVAAGTQLLTIVPERIWVIANFKETQLPGMKVGQPVTFTVDALEHATLQGRIERFSPAAGSEFSVIRTDNATGNFTKVAQRVPVRIAIAPGQPLTERLSPGMSVVVSVDTAARPSNVPATGTGAQPQGSNVTSEADRR
- a CDS encoding MFS transporter, producing MPWSRAALYMLASLLLSLTQGLGMNLAAANLPQLQGPLGATTNEVTWLIAAYMAPNVSLSLILVKVRAQYGLRNFAELSILLFVLVMLLHIFVRDLQSALIVRFFSGIAAAPISTLAFLYMLEPLPPAKKLSIGQPLVLTNIALGAPLARLISPDLLMMGDWHGLYLFEIALAMMAFAAVYLLPLTPPPRAKVIHWLDVVSYLFIAVGFGLIAMVFTLGRVYWWFEAPWLGIMLAVGLASLTCTIVIELNRENPFLDIRWLTSKEILHLAGTLLIFRLLMSEQTAGAFAFFQAIGLQNDQMTILSLVVIGASIAGGLSYILFVKPGRENAAQMIALGLLMVGALMDSNATNLTRPEQMYVSQALIAMAGVLFLPPAMATGLALALKRGPTFILNFIVVFLTTQSLGGVIGSALVGTFITWRARFHLQDMADHLASTDPLVTQRLAQLAGAYGRVLTDRSLLNAEGVALLGQQVTREATVLAYNDAFLAIALLAAFALAAMILHLALRAIRKSTSPEPQPAVS